TCACCTTCTTCAACCTTCTGTTTCTTGGAAGCTACTGGTGTATCTGGATCTGTAACATCAACCTCTTCCAATTTCCTCTTTTGTCCTTCATCTTCAACACCCTtttcctttttcttcttctttttcttctcacTGTCAACAACTTTCAGATCTGAAGCTTCTACAGTTTCTTCTTGCACAGGTGCAGCTGCAAGACTAGCAACCACCGAATCACCACCAGTAGGCAACACAACATTCCTCAGCCACTCAGCCGGAGTTTTCTCATTTGCTTTTCCATGTTTGCTTAGTTTCCCTTCGGTAATCAGTTTCTTCTTCATTGAAGCAGTAGGCCCTAACCCCCATTTCCTAGGATAAGTATCTCTATCCATCACCACCCTCTTGATCTTCGCCACAACTCCATGATCACAAGTAGCCATTACAGCAGTAGTCATCTCTGCAATCCCAAGAGCAATCGCTTCCCCTTTTGTAGTCATCAACACCACTTCTTCGCCATTTTCAATGTCGTTTTCGAATCTTAACAAACCTGGAATCATCAGTTTAGCACCATAACAGATTGCATTCACAGCAGAGTCCTTCACGACTAATCGTTTGTAGCTGGTTAACAAGACCTCTAATGGCATGATCACACGGCGGAGATAAGTTTCGTCTCTGTAATTGTCGTAACTCCATTGTGCATCCATGACATCATGCATAGTTATCATGTTATCTTTCTCCCCCATGATACCAGATCTGACTCTTCTCAGTTCCTGCATATGTCCACCAACGCCCAAAATCAAACCTAAATGAACACAGAGTGTTCTCACATACGTACCAGCTTCACACGAGATCCAGAACACGACCAAATGCTTATCGGCATCATACTCCAGGAGTTTGCTTTCGTAAATGGTTCTAATCCTGAGCTGTCTTTTAACAGCTGAAATCAATGGCGGACGTTGGAAAACTGCACCGGTTAACGTCTCCAATGCGCGAGCCACTTTCGCGACATCAGGCACATCGGAATGAAGTCGAGCAACACATACGTACTCTTTTCCGGCACCTTGTTGTGATTTAACAAGGCGAGTGGCTCTATCGATGCAAACGATTAAGTTCCCGGTGACTTTTGGGTCGAGTGTACCGCTGTGGCCGGTTTTTTCGACTCGGAGGATCCGTTTGATCCAAGCTACAACCTCGTGCGAGCTAGGGTTAGCAGGTTTATCGAGGTTGATAACACCATACCTGATGTACTCAGCGAGGGGGCGTTTGAGAGGAGAGTAGCCAGAGGGAAGTGGCGTATAGTGTCCTGTTCGAACGTTAAGGCGGTCATAGTTCTTGAGGAGAATCGGCCATTCGGAGGTGTCAATCGATGGAGTGAAGCTCTGTGGTTTAATGAGATAATCGACAGCGTCAGTGGCATCGTCGGAATTTTTGTTGATCGTATCTTGGTCTTTGGATTtgctcttctttttcttcttctctgaACGATTAAGCTCGAGTTCGGACATGGCGGGTTTCCGGCGTCGGGGTAAAGAGCAGCTTGCTGGGGGAGTGAGCTGTATGCTTGGCAGaggtggctagggttttggaaaAGGTGGAAgcttgggtttagggttttttGATGGTACTTTTGAAGGATGGGTAAAGTTCGCATGTGGGTATCTACTCATAAGTTTAAATGCTCCCACCCATTCCGATACTGACACGTGGAATGGAAAATGTGTGAGGTTATGCTTTCAAATAATGAAACGAAAATGAGCGAAAATGAATTTAGTGGGTACTTTTGATAACGCCTAATAACGTTTAAGaacactgttttttttttttaaatgaatttaGTGGGTATTTTTGATAACGCCTAATAACATAGAACACTTTTTTTTTCCTGCTACTAATGCATGTTGTCTACTCCTAACACTTTAAAGTatttttgatcattaaattattatttttttttgcacACAATAAGTTATTAAACTTACAATTTATATGTCTGGTAAACAGTGACGAGTCTACAATAAAAAACCATATGATTCATTAACTTTTCTATAGTAAATTTTCTATATAAATTCAAAGATTTTATTGGTAAGATAACTCCtaaatttttcataaaaagataaaaaaaaattcaatagatattttacataaattagaaaaattAGGTGGGTCATTGGACCCACCTTCCATGTGAATAGTCTCGCCAATGTTGCTAAGTTATTTTCGTTAGTTTTTAATAGCTCCCCATTAAATCAGTTATTCTAAATTACACAATTGATCCATGTGTTTTCAAGTTCTTTCATGATTTGTCTTAATCCATTGACATACATGCTTCTCTGTTTCAATTCTAGTGACCCCCATCTTTTCTGATGACCCTTCCATCTCCGACGACAATGAAGAAACTATCATCCACATTGGTTGCAAATGTTGTATTGTTGTTCATTACCTTCCCATTATTTAATCATACATGCCTCAACACTTATCGATGGAGTAACCTGTCACCctatgtgtaacgtcccaaaaattaagatcaaatatttcattttaattataaataaactgtaacatcccaaaatacgaaggtaaaaatttcatttttaaaacaaccaAAACACTCATTTATCATTTACTCAAACacttaaaaatattttataaaaaaaaaacaattatcacagtacaatcccaaaatcatacagTTGCGGAAAGCATGGGtgtatgcgttgcgatcaagtcgggcccttcccatTTGAACCGAAAGTACCTAAATCCATAAAACAACAACTATAAGTACAAAGTTTAGTGATtttcccaaataccacataccatgcataacataCATATCCAACATCCAATAGGAGGtgttatgtgccaaccatagtcttgccattatgccacgagccgtATCATGGTCTTTCTTGAGAGGTCAGGGGCCAAAACCCTGGGCCTTATAGAtaagtgccaggagccacctccaggtcttccatgcaagcaacaCAAAGACAACTTGTATATAATCTACAACTACTTATCTACTTAATTGTCAGAGACCAAACTTTGGTCTTACATATAAatttgccaggagccacctcctcgTTTTTCATATAAATGCCAAGGAACACCCCTggtcttcctataatacataaaccaaatgggccggtattggtgtcttcgacccataaTACAGTAAGGAGACTCGCCTCAATGGCTGAACCCACGAATAACTCTCTGACTGCAGATCCGCTAAAATCCATGTGTTATCAAATACCAAAATGACAACCCATTAATAACTAGCTCCTGACTCACACTATGAGTCTAAATTAGGGTAAAATAGCTTTTTACCCGTCCTCCAACTTGGCCCACGGCCAAGGCCTAAACCACATGACTAAAAGCCAAAAATCCAAAATAAGCatctaaggcccaaatatggcacAATTTCCCAAATTATGCCTAATTCCTTTCATGGGCCTTCACCCAAGAAAGTCCAATAAAGTCATAAAAGCCCAACCATAAAATCCAGATAGTCCAACATGGCTCAAAACAACCAAGCCCAAATCGAAGCCCAAAACAAAAAAGTCCAAGCCTACTAAGTATGTGGAGCGTACTCAACCTGTACACTCAACGTACAACATGAAAGacttgtacacccagcgtactcaccaGCCATGGCCAAGTTTCCAAATcagctcttaatccataaagactTTGATCCAAACTCATAACTGACTCCCCAAGGTGGTTAATCATATAACGTTGTCAACTTTATGTACATACATGGCTAAATGGGACTCTATAGCTCAAAGAAGCTTAATACTTCACTTAATACATGCATGGGACCAAAACCATCATAAATTTTGCACTTTTATGCCCAATGAACCCATAAAATATCCAGATCTACAAAGACAAGCTCCAAAACGACCTTAACTCCCAATCACCAACCAAAAGaaccaaaatgaccaaaaatgtGCTAAGAAGTagatccatgaaatgaaatggcaatgcttgaactttataccttccaagccACCAAAAAGAGATGTTAATGCTGGATCTCAAAGCCTTCCTCCAAAGAACAAGTCTTCgagcttcttcttctttttattcTAGATCCACAAAACCTCACAAGAGCTCAAGACCACCAAACATGGACTATGGAACGAATTAGAGTTTTTAGGATATGGAGGTTGGTTAGGAaatgatcaaaagaggctaacaTAAAGCTTATACAGGGCACActagaaaaattagggttttccacctcCCCCTCATACGCCCACCGTACGAGGCTACAGACCCGCGACCAACATTCactagtacgctaagcatacaccaGAGGTATGCCCCGCATACAAGCTTCTCAGCTAGTACGCCGAGCGTAACTTGTTGTGTGCCCCATGTACTACTTACAAGGGCCATAATGCAATTATTTCAATTTCAAAGGTCAACAAGGAACTTCTTCATTTCcaagcattacaattctcccccacttaaattaggttttgtccttgaaatcattccttaTCATTCCTGACACACCATACAGCTTGAACAACATAATCACAACTCTGCGCGCACTACATCCTCCCCAAGGGAGACCGAACCCAACCCTAGCAGAAACTCTCCAAACCCGAATAAGAAAGGATCCTTAATCCCATGTAGAAAACCAACTCTACTTTCCTCAAAACCTAAAATCTCAAATTAatcttgtaacgccccgttctaaaagtaattatttatggattctcgagatcaagagtaagggcgttttggTCTTTATGGGCAATGGGTTTCATTCGAGAAGGTTTCGAACCGGGGTGTGTTTCTAGAAGCgaagggcttctcgccacctttacgtggatataaagttcgttgggAACGGACTTAGGATAGAGGAGGTATTGTAAGTTGAAGATATTGGCATCAATGGTccctaaggggggggggggggaagtttGGCAAAGGGTTCCCATGCATGCTAAGCATGCATGCACGtgtttggctgggtacgcccagcgtaagttggatgtacgcccagtgtaatggAGTAAATGAACGCGGGAGTCCCtcgatgtacgcccaacgtagtggatgtacgcctaacgtacgtctatcatccagaaaccctaatattttgggtGTGGaggctatttaaacaactttaagagctcataaccctccctaaccctagcctccactgtttagagtcgttttccccaaaaccctagccaacttcttgagtgtgtgagctttttGAAGTGAATTTGGAGTGTTTTGAGAAGGTGTTGCATCTAGTGAGTAGAGGAAGAAGGCCAGCgtgtagatctgaagttttctGGTGGTTCAAGAGCtcctaaaggtataaagcttcttgcttgacatctattttgtgtagatctaagtGTGGTGAAGTCTTGACACCATTATTGTCTCAAAACCCCCATTATGATGCATGATGTGTTTTGGTTAagatgagttgtcctttcagaccattAGAGAGGTtttgagtaagaaaaatgaggtcccaatggctttggttgtcCCATGTAagaagtaggaaggtcttaatgggttaagaccttgagttaagagctttatggatgtccaaaaggataaagattgagactttatgagtcctagGCCCTTTTTGTCACTAGATCTGGcatatgggcttaagtgcttaagtcaTTAAGCACATGGAAGGATTTTTGGTGCAGACGTGCGTacgccctctgttgggtttttgatTTTGGGTCATGAAGTATTGGACTGTTTATGGGCTATTTGGGCTTGGGCCGTGACTGAACAGTATAGATGGAGTAATTTGGGCCCAATAATTATTATgtaccttggatctaggcccgatTAGAAAGGTGGgaccaatttagtaaattgggccaatattgggctttgcataAGGACTTGGTTTTGGGACTTGGCCCAATACAAGGAAGATGGATTTAATAAGTGTTGTGGGCActtggcctagaaagtcatgATGAATTCTAATGAGATGATTTTCATGTGATAGTTGGGATTTCCAGTGAGTCAGCGGTCAGAGATTTGCAGgatttcggcagttgcaaggtgagttatcctcactatactcaaggatctaaggcaccaaggccggccctttgaattgttgtttagagcttgctatgttatgtgatgatatgcttgctagtatcctagtagataggataatgatatgaggatatgccttgttagcttagtatcctagagAAATGGATAGTTAAGTGATGGATAGTTCGGTAGGATCAGCGCCCTGGTAGTTGGGTAGTGGTTATTTATAGACTTGTAGTTGGTCTTGGCTTATGTACGCTGGTAGGAGGTTACCTACGGGTTATGTATATTGAGCagtagcagagggtattccatcccggtaggatgatagggccctagtatgttggtTCTGTAGAGTATTATGTGGTtgcctgttatgtgtgcatattttctagtgtggggcattccaacccgatggttgtgggccaggagtattccatcccaataggatgattggactcatagtaggttggcattccaacccgatggttgtgggcctggggtattccatcttgcaAGATGATGGGacccatagtagtagtagtagtagtagttactATACGTATATggagtggggcattccaacccgatggttgtgggccaggagtattccatcccggtatgatgattggactcatagtaggttggcatcccaacccgatggttgaggggcttggggtattccatcttatgagatgattggacccatagtagttattgttgtacgtataggtgtttgggcattccaacctgatggttgtgggccaagagtattccatcccgataggatgattgggctcgtattatgtaggcattccaacccgatggttgagggccaagggtattccaaccggaaggttgattggaccgtagtatgttgttctttgttgtatgcatatgtttatgtgtgtatgggtactttgggggaactcactaagctttcgggcttacagttgtggtttattgtttcaggtgcttcaggagatcgtggcaaggcgaaggcgtgatcgtaccgctcctcatgttttatgttcttatgatatgattatgggaaatactctgatgtttgaaatattttgaaaactagatgtatgaacttaatggtttttgaatgaagtaaaatgttttaaattggttgaaatttttggtcgttacaagttggtatcagagccttggtttgagtgaattagaggaacattcgtgtgaatccagtctcaaatcaaggagagtgaagagattaaaacaacttttaatatatgaagatcgattagatcttgaacaagtatatgaatatgaaacagcaagaacacaatattaataacaaggcagaacgcaacaataagaactaacagcttgaatcaaacgtgtcgaatgattaaataaaatccttagaagagctcgattaagaacatcaactgtaaaggattggaagattacaagagagcaatatcgtaagactctggaatgctaaaactgaaatcttgaatcttaacctaatatgcatgcaagcgataacttatatactatacataaaaggctctcggttggacaggcccaaaccggagaatacaaggctaatctacgagcccaaaagacgcaatacaaaacagaactacagcccaacaatctccccctttgcgtcaatttggagcgagaccttcacttcttacttgggccggcggctgaagctggtaccttcttcttcacggtactaaacagacacttggttatggaaaggatggtctgtctaaaccggatgtaccaattgatcatatcttcaaagtacttgatgtcatcagccgaattgtccttacaccgcttgacgattgataggacgtgttccaagcaggtagtggtgtagaggtgcttgtcagctaacgcgaacagacatttctgtccttcggctctggtgaacatcacagagtttcgcctcgaatctatcttgcccattttcatcgtgtttagatcactggccgatcccacaggcttgactttcggtttcttcttaaacactgtggcaacctcctgatccattagggccacctccatgatatagcatgccagcatccttttgacatggtctaagatgggaccatattcggcttcgtttgtcagcaagatgttgtacaagactatccaatcatgagggttcagattgggcagatccgccagagagatcatgtgagcagttcttgcagatcctcggataagcttgaacttgacgtttgtgaatctccccacggcaaacggcttcatcacccgaacactgacaatcttctgggcgctccatgtaaggtattgagggcgagcggcctccaggtagaagtcaatgagctccctgtcaagctcatcgttcggatgcgggacttcgaaaatgttggagaaggcgtggaagatgaacgcctttcgagtcagcggcatatcaaattgcgaatcgaccgagttgatgcagtcgaacgatatcaccggctcgagccatagtatgcttggagtctctatggcctcttttatcagacgatccctggtccaggcagggaagagcagctttcggctctcaaggagatcgttggcttctttttgtttacgttcggcttcttcaacttcacgtgccacacgactgacatcgtcatcagtattgcgactgttctttctctttaacatgtccgcaatagtctccttgtcttcatcttcatcttcatcttcatcttcatctcctccctctgctatgtttttgcctttgttcttcacacccgaacccgaggcatgaccagttgggggtggttcggttgtgtgagtagctttggaggaaggaggtggtttcgatcctttcttctcatctcccccttgtttcggaatggacacgaaactgggtaggccttcaattttactcaagaggtccatggccagagagagtttctcagcgagggtacgcctcactgagtgattgaggatggggtcgtgtgcttccaggatgttggatagagcggcgtggacatccgaaacacacgtcttgatgatttccctctcggatcgaagagcctccaattgttgttcggagttggaaagttgggtgctcttgaccttgagggcagtagtcttactcgccaggacgtccatcagtgaattttcagccgcaagatcctcttggagctttgccaagcgggcatcgatggaggcacggagtgccgagttgtcgtcgctaaggttttgtctgagggtagcgaacgaggataactccgtctttacaaactgggccaattgattaacaagtggttccagagttgttttggtggcttcggcgctttcctgcatagactgcagcaggattgtagcgtcatggaatagtttatcgactttttcggtcgccgcctcacaagctcgggtggaggcgtctatcgcagcagttgctgaggccactgagtcatgttgagccctagagaaggcatcaactatcctctgaagggcagcttcagataaggatgactactggttggaagaggaggcgagaagttgatcaaccttctcattcagctcgcggagatgcttctttgtcacaggagcatcatcctcctcatcactctgaacttgaaacggactatagtagaccgaatcaaagttcaggtgatcaccaccaaggtattgatcatcgccatcggaggcgtcttctggagattgaggtggtggtgaagctgggggtgttatgggtttggttggttcaggttgagtgggtggggggttagtttcgggtggtggtggtgtatgggtttcggtttgtggaggttcggttacaggtggggtttcggtaacaggtggtgtttcggttgatgtggtgaatatgggtggtggtatagggaatgaggttggtggtatagtagggtttatggtgggaatggaaataggaattgtaggtggaggggaaggaactggggattggtgaagttccatctccggggttggggaccgagggggtgtgttgcctctttgtggagattcgtctccttgtgatccctcagagtccgaactcccaccttcggattcactggaggttgagggaaggacgagctttcgcttcggttgggtcttcctccttttcggttgtggggaggaAG
The genomic region above belongs to Lactuca sativa cultivar Salinas chromosome 4, Lsat_Salinas_v11, whole genome shotgun sequence and contains:
- the LOC111884937 gene encoding H/ACA ribonucleoprotein complex subunit 4 translates to MSELELNRSEKKKKKSKSKDQDTINKNSDDATDAVDYLIKPQSFTPSIDTSEWPILLKNYDRLNVRTGHYTPLPSGYSPLKRPLAEYIRYGVINLDKPANPSSHEVVAWIKRILRVEKTGHSGTLDPKVTGNLIVCIDRATRLVKSQQGAGKEYVCVARLHSDVPDVAKVARALETLTGAVFQRPPLISAVKRQLRIRTIYESKLLEYDADKHLVVFWISCEAGTYVRTLCVHLGLILGVGGHMQELRRVRSGIMGEKDNMITMHDVMDAQWSYDNYRDETYLRRVIMPLEVLLTSYKRLVVKDSAVNAICYGAKLMIPGLLRFENDIENGEEVVLMTTKGEAIALGIAEMTTAVMATCDHGVVAKIKRVVMDRDTYPRKWGLGPTASMKKKLITEGKLSKHGKANEKTPAEWLRNVVLPTGGDSVVASLAAAPVQEETVEASDLKVVDSEKKKKKKKEKGVEDEGQKRKLEEVDVTDPDTPVASKKQKVEEGESTKKKKKKDKKDKEGDEVVSEEDKSEKKKKKKKKDKENGDDASVTVSDDEASKSSKKKEKKKKKKDAEEE